In Halictus rubicundus isolate RS-2024b chromosome 1, iyHalRubi1_principal, whole genome shotgun sequence, the sequence gaaatatttaaaaaaatatctatAGATTTTTTAAAGGATAAATTACCTTGTATTTATTTGTCAAATCGAatgttatttaataaatttgtataCTTCGTGATACTTACTGACATTTCCCAACTTGTGTGTACAGCAAGAAACGTATACATGAATGATATTTGGGGTATTCGATTTAGGTAAATCATCATGATAGTAAATTATAGTAAAGATCAAATATAATCTTGCACTAATGCAATTGATGTTACTAGTGTACTTTGAGATGTGCACATTCTTCATTGAACTAGttaaagtgaaagtgaagatgAACTTAGAATGCTGATTCGGCCTGTCTCAGTCGTCTCCGGTCCCCACCATGAATCTCCTTTATGTGCGAATTTTCTTGCATAATGCAGTTTTTCTTTAATTATGCTATTTATATTTTCCTACAATTAGCGCTCCTTTAAGAAATTGAACAATGAACAATTCAATAGATACCAAATCTTCGATATTTTGAAATAAGATAACAATTTTAATGATCTGTTCCGATATTGAATATTACAATAGATCTTTATTCATTCAGTTCATTGCACTTTGAGTTGAATAATTTTATCGATATAAATGATTGATGAAAAAAtgtatgttaaatatttttgtatttctaCCAGTTCTACTTAATTTagttatatttaaatatatgggAACGTTATTTCACGTAAGAAGAAGTGCTCAcatattttgaaatttgaaaattcgaGTAGAGTACGCATGTCAGTAAGTAAGCGCGTCTGTTCAAGACTTGCCAATTCTACTTTTTACAAATACGAATGCGCGCGAACCTGATGAATTGTCAAATTTGATTTTCTAGACGAAGCCTCGGACAAAAAATTTCATCTTAACatgaatttttaatagaaaattctcaaaatgaatgaaaaaaCTATGCGAGAAAATTGCTGCGAGACAGTAGTTTTGCGTGTTGTTTTCACCCCCTGCATAAGGATGTTTGCAAATCAAAAATAAGCTCCAATTATTTTGCTAAAAATTATATGAACATTTTATGAAACTTGATATGTAACGCTTAATTGACGTTGTTTATATGTAGACGTATGTCACCCGTAAAAATCGGTAGAAGCCTGTGCAGtcaaaattttttgaattcaTATCTTTAAATTAGACGACCTCGACGTTTAACACACAGACAGTGTTGCTACTTTTATGTAGAAATTGGAAACGCTGGTAAGCGCGGTAATATTTGAAATTTGGAAttcttttttttcaattatCTGTTTTCATATATGTATAGATGTAGACTATGATAAATTTGTcgtaaaatatttccaatttttccggaaaaaataaatgtatcaTAATAACGTAGGTAATTTATTATAGAGTaattagatttttaatattcatttgtaCTTTAAGAGAATTTCGttcataatattttatttgtgcaTCGTTTCCCCATTAGTACATATTAATGTTGCAGAATCTTCGAGGATGATGAAAATTCGAAGCTTGTTATTGACAAAACATTTTGCTTACGTCACAAAACATACTGGCATAAGATTCAGACAGGCAGACGCCGTTTTTTGCACTCGAGAGGTAAGAATCGGTATAACTATGTATATTTTGTATTCGGCGGTGTTTGTGTCGGTCAATGCACCAATCAAACGTCGTAGCTATGCTACCTCTTTCGCGCCTTGCGCATTTGCTGGGTCAGAAGTAAGCCATGTGTATGCAGAACTGTGGTTCTGACCAATTTAAAGAAGTCTTTACGCATAGTTGCACCATGACTGCGTTTGAAAAGCTCTAGTTTCTTTTAATAAACACAGTTAAGTGTTTGATATATTATTCATAAGAATCTTGAATAATTACATATTAGAGGGACTTGTATAAACGatctttttacttattttttattaGTTATAATGTTTGTACTGTATGTATCTGTTACCGACTTTTTATACTCATAAATGCTGTTTACCATTTTCAAGCAAATAATAACATGAAGAATACGAACGAAAGTATTAACATTTAATATGATAAAAATGTTAGGTAGCAAAACTATGGCACATACAAAGATAACTAAAGTAAGAGAAGATGATTTTCTTGAATGCTTCCTATACCCAGAAATTTGTTATACACAACCTCCAGAGACAATAACAGAGGAAATACTTTTACAAGAAATCGCAAAATATAATGAAGAAATTGCACCGTTTTTGGAAGGCTATATCTGGCACAGTGCTAGTTTAACGCTACGTCCTAGGACAAAGCAAGCATTATTACTAGAAAAACTGGTAGAGAACTCATCTACTGTTGAAGGTAATATACTGCATTAAGATTGAGCATTTTATGGATTCATTAGATATTtgaatgtaatatttttatctttttcttttctagAATGTGATATATTACCCCATGTTTACATATCATTACACTTTGACGAAGATATAAGCGACGAATGGTTTACAGTGTTTCTTATATTTAAACTTACACAGAAATTTGATGGACTAATTGCTAAAGTAGTTGACTCTGATGGAGAATTTTTATTAATCGAGGCTGCAAATGTATTACCGTCATGGGCTAATCCAGAAACATGTGAAAATCGTGTATATATTCATAACGGAGATTTACATATAGtccgtgaaaaatataaaacattcCTTGACTTATTAAATAATGTTCAACAAAGTCCGTATCTGTCTAAAGCGTCTGAGAAAATACAAAATGCTTTACAAAAAAGAATAAACAGTTATCCGAATGAAATTGAGAAAAGGCATCATAAGACCAGAGTCTTTTTACCGGAGAAAGCAGTTTCAATGCTTTATCAAGAACCAAGACTTGTTGCACCAGCCATTAGGACTATTTGTCATTCTGACCCACTTGAGAGAAAAGTAATAACTCGGTATCATAGCTTAGACCAATATAAATTTACTTTAATTTCTTTTACATGTTATATGTATTACAGGTCTGTCGTGCCATGAGATATTTCCCTCCTGAACAGCGAATTATGGTTAATGTAAAAATGACTAAATGTTTATATGCAATGGCAATGCATTGCCGATACACAGGCGATCCAAGAACAGGCTGGAATATACCGCCAACAAACTGTTCAAAGTACAATGCACATATTCTTGGTGTGAAGATAGCGTGTGGTTTAGAAATGTTAGTTGCTCATGCACATGAACAACGTAGACATAGAGTAAAAGAAACCGATAATGACTCTGATCAATTGAACATCAATGAATATGCTCTAAATGCATATTTAGCACGTTTAGAAGCTAGTGGCTACTTTAGAGATCTGTTAAAAGGCAGTCAAGAGTATGAGAAGCTTCTGAACACAGCGAAAGATTATTATTTACAACATTTACATTCGTTTAATTCTGTTACAAATAATGTTAAAAGTGACGCAGAGAAAGTTTTAGAAGCATGGGAAAGCATACAGTCTAATGATATTGATCTGCATGGTAATTCCCTTATCATTCATATTAATAGAGTTCCATTAATGTTCAATTATTGTTATACTATATTTTGTATGCAGTGCACGATGAAGCTGCGTTAAGTCCCGCGGATAGCGACAGTTGGTTAAACGTAGATCCAGTACAATTAGAAACATTCTTAAACGAACAATGGGGAAATGTTAAAAACAAAAACCAAAAGCAAGAACCACTGAGTCTTCGGGAGAAAGTACAATCGTTCTTCAATCATACCAGTGATATTGATGGTGTTCAACTTTTAGAGTATGttactatttttattacaaatttcattatttaattgtattatacGGTACATTTAGTTATACTATgttatattcaaaatgtttcttccatttctgatcTTGTATGACCTTGGAGGTCATTGTATCATATACAAATGAATTTGTCTtgacacacgctttcatgtgatataaaaaatatagcattccatttaaaaaattgaaggtcaccttcatgtCTAAAAAAAAGTGCAAACACAAAAGAATTACATATGCCATTACGTTGCTTGGAAAAAATTGTATCACTTTGTCGTCTTTCATGTTTTTCTAATCtatattatttgcaagaaaacgctggctagtaatagcgtgaacaccctgcaTAAATCATAATTTGTATGTTTCTTTAGGGATCGTTCTGTGGAAGCTGATATAATGCATGATCCAGAAGATaatggaaaaattgaatttgatgCGGACATATTTGATTGTACACTGCAAGGTATATTGGATTTAGTTGTTCCAGGAAGTGAAGGGGAGTTTGAAGGAAGTTCAGAAGGGTCCTTAGGTGAAGATGATGAAGATAAGGGTGGTGAAATGGATAAGTATATGCGCCTATTAAATTCGGAATTACAATCTGAAATGGTTAAAGATGAAAGATTCGAGACAAGTACAAATtctgatagaatagaggaaaacTTAATGAAAAGTATTAAAGAAGAGGCAGGTGGTTCAGGACCAACTGGAAATATAATTGGCGGACCTGTTCGTCGGTTTATGCATTTACAGCTACAATCGCCTACCGCTGTACCTCCTGATTTACAAAGTTAATGATATCGATTCTATAAGATATTAATAAGTGTTGATA encodes:
- the Ecd gene encoding ecdysoneless cell cycle regulator isoform X1, giving the protein MIKMLGSKTMAHTKITKVREDDFLECFLYPEICYTQPPETITEEILLQEIAKYNEEIAPFLEGYIWHSASLTLRPRTKQALLLEKLVENSSTVEECDILPHVYISLHFDEDISDEWFTVFLIFKLTQKFDGLIAKVVDSDGEFLLIEAANVLPSWANPETCENRVYIHNGDLHIVREKYKTFLDLLNNVQQSPYLSKASEKIQNALQKRINSYPNEIEKRHHKTRVFLPEKAVSMLYQEPRLVAPAIRTICHSDPLERKVCRAMRYFPPEQRIMVNVKMTKCLYAMAMHCRYTGDPRTGWNIPPTNCSKYNAHILGVKIACGLEMLVAHAHEQRRHRVKETDNDSDQLNINEYALNAYLARLEASGYFRDLLKGSQEYEKLLNTAKDYYLQHLHSFNSVTNNVKSDAEKVLEAWESIQSNDIDLHVHDEAALSPADSDSWLNVDPVQLETFLNEQWGNVKNKNQKQEPLSLREKVQSFFNHTSDIDGVQLLEDRSVEADIMHDPEDNGKIEFDADIFDCTLQGILDLVVPGSEGEFEGSSEGSLGEDDEDKGGEMDKYMRLLNSELQSEMVKDERFETSTNSDRIEENLMKSIKEEAGGSGPTGNIIGGPVRRFMHLQLQSPTAVPPDLQS
- the Ecd gene encoding ecdysoneless cell cycle regulator isoform X2, giving the protein MAHTKITKVREDDFLECFLYPEICYTQPPETITEEILLQEIAKYNEEIAPFLEGYIWHSASLTLRPRTKQALLLEKLVENSSTVEECDILPHVYISLHFDEDISDEWFTVFLIFKLTQKFDGLIAKVVDSDGEFLLIEAANVLPSWANPETCENRVYIHNGDLHIVREKYKTFLDLLNNVQQSPYLSKASEKIQNALQKRINSYPNEIEKRHHKTRVFLPEKAVSMLYQEPRLVAPAIRTICHSDPLERKVCRAMRYFPPEQRIMVNVKMTKCLYAMAMHCRYTGDPRTGWNIPPTNCSKYNAHILGVKIACGLEMLVAHAHEQRRHRVKETDNDSDQLNINEYALNAYLARLEASGYFRDLLKGSQEYEKLLNTAKDYYLQHLHSFNSVTNNVKSDAEKVLEAWESIQSNDIDLHVHDEAALSPADSDSWLNVDPVQLETFLNEQWGNVKNKNQKQEPLSLREKVQSFFNHTSDIDGVQLLEDRSVEADIMHDPEDNGKIEFDADIFDCTLQGILDLVVPGSEGEFEGSSEGSLGEDDEDKGGEMDKYMRLLNSELQSEMVKDERFETSTNSDRIEENLMKSIKEEAGGSGPTGNIIGGPVRRFMHLQLQSPTAVPPDLQS